In Methylobacterium sp. WL1, the sequence GGACAACATGGCGGCGGCCTACGAGCCGAAGCCGGTCAACTCGCCCCCGGACTCGAAGCTCGGCGATTTCGATGCCGCCTTCGTGGCGGCACCCGTGAAGCTCGACGTGGAATACACCACGCCGCCGCAGATCCACGCCCAGATGGAGCCGCACGCCACGATCGCCTCCTGGGAGGATGACGGCGTGGTGCTGCACACCGCCAACCAGATGCCGAACCGCGGCCAGAAGGCCCTCGGCTCGGTGCTCAAGCTGCCGCCCGAGAAGGTGCGGATCGTCAGCCCGTATATTGGCGGCGGCTTCGGTGCCAAGCTGCAGGTGCAGCCCGAGGCGACCCTGGCGATCCTGGCCTCCAAGGTGATCCGTCGGCCCGTGAAGGTCGCGATGACCCGGCAGCAGGAATTCCACGTCGCGACCCACCGCACGGACACGATCCAGCGGATTCGCCTGGGAGCCGACAAGGACGGACGTCTCTCGGCGATCGGGCACGAATCCTGGTCCGACACCGCCGAGGGCGACGGCTTCTTCGAGACCTCCGCCAACGTCACCCGCTCGCTCTACGCGGCGCAGAACCGGGTGACGCGCCATCGGCTCGTCAACCTGAACATGCCGATCGCCTCGGCCATGCGCGCGCCGGGTGAGGCCGTGGGGCAGCTCGCCTTCGAATGCGCCATGGACGAGTTGGCCGAGCACCTGAAGATCGACCCCGTCGAGCTGCGGGTGCGCAACGAGCCCGCCGAGGACCCCGAGAAGAAGGTGCCGTTCTCGACCCGCCAGCTCGTGCCCTGCATGCGCGAGGGCGCCCGCCTGTTCGGCTGGGACAAGCGGCAGGCGGCGGGCAGCCGGCGCGAGGGCAACTGGCTCGTCGGCATGGGCATGTCGGCCGCCGCCAGGCTCAACCCGCTGATGCCGTCCTCGGCCAAGGTGCGGCTTGGGCCCGACGGGGTGCTGGTCGTCCGCATGGCCATGACCGATCCCGGCACCGGCACCTACACGATCCTCACGCAGATCGCCGGCGAGATGCTGGGGCTTCCGGTCGAGCGTGTCCGGGTCGAGATGGGCGATACCGACTTCCCGTTCGCGTCCGGCTCGGGAGGCTCGTTCGGGGCCGGATCGGCCGGATCCGCGCTCTACGTCGCCTGCGACAACCTCCGGCAGGCGCTGCTGAAGGCGGGCGACCTGAACCCGGAGGGCGCGACCTTCCGGGACGGCGCCGTGACTTCGGGCAACCGCACGGACTCGCTGAAAGACCTCGCGGGCACCGGCCTGGAGGCCTCCGGCGAGATCAAGCCGGGGGAGATGAAGCAGAAATTTTCACAGTACTCCTACGGCGCACACTTCGCGGAAGTCGGCGTCGATGCCGATACCGGGGAGATCAGGCTTCGCAGGATGCTGGGCGTCTTCACCGGCGGGCGCATCCTCAATGCGAAGACGGCGCGAAGTCAGGCGATCGGCGGCATGACCTTCGGCGTTGGCGCGGCGTTGATGGAGGATGCGGTGGTGGATTCCCGCTACAGCTTCTTCGTCAACCACGACTTGGCCGAGTACCACGTACCCGTCCACGCCGATGTGCCGGTGATCGACGCGGTGTTCCTGCCCGAACTGGACGCCAAGACGAACCCGCTGAAGAGCAAAGGTCTCGGCGAGCTCGGTATCTGCGGCGCCGGGGCGGCCCTCGCCAACGCGATCCACAATGCCACCGGCATCCGGATCCGCGCGTATCCCATGACCCTCGACAAGGTGCTCGAGGGGTTCGAGGAGCAGGAGGGTCAGGCCCAACGCCGGACCTGACGCGCTCCGCATCGGCGCTGTCCTCACCCGAGGTTGACGGGCGGCGCGCCGATGCGGGACACCCGGGCAAAACCCAAGATGCGGGGAACGCCCTTTGTCCGACGCCCTCCGGCTCCATGATCATCGCCATCCCCCGGCCCGCTTCAACGCGGCCCGGTACTGCCTGGCGGAGAATGCGCGGCTGCGCCCAGACAAGACCGCGCTGGTGCTGGTCGGCGACGGCACCGCGAGCCGGCTCAGCTTCGGCGATGTCGACCGCGCGGTGCGCAGCATCGCGGCGGGGCTGCTCGGGCTCGGGCTGACGCCCGGCGACCGGGTGATGATCCGGATGGGCAACGAGGCCGATTACGTCCTGATCTACTTCGGCGCCCTAGCGGCCGGCCTGGTGGCCCTGCCGTCCTCGCCCCAGCTGACCGAGGGCGAAGCCGAATTCCTGATGGAGAATTCCGGCGCCCGGGCGATCGTGGTCGGCGGCGGCTGCGCGGTGCCGCCCGCGGCCCTGGGCAGCCGCATCCTGCTCGACGCCGCCGCGATCACCGCCCTGAAGGGCACCGCCCCGCTTCCGGACTACGCCGACACCGCCGCAGACGACCCGGCGATGCTGATCTACACCTCCGGCACGACCAGCCGGCCCAAGGGGGTGCTCCATGCCCACAGGGCCGCCCATGGCCGCTGGCCCATGGTCGAGCACTGGATCGGGCTCGGCGAGTCCGACGTGATGCTGCATGCCGGCACCATGAACTGGACCTACACGCTGGGCGTCGGCCTGAGCGATCCGTGGTCGGTGGGCGCCACCGCGGTGCTCTACAACGGCCCCCGCGACCCGTCGGTCTGGCCGCGCCTGATCGCGGAATACCGCGCCACCCTGTTCGCGGCGGTCCCGACCCTCTACCGCCAGATCCTGAAGTACGGCGCCCTCGAAAGCCACGACCTGTCGAGCCTGCGCCACGGCTGCACCGCCGGCGAGCCGCTGTCGATCGAGCTGCTCGAGGCCTGGACCCGCGCCACCGGCAAGCCCCTCTACGAGGCGCTCGGGATGAGCGAGATCTCGACCTACATCTCCAGCGGGCCCACCATCCCGGTGCGCTCCGGCTCCCCGGGCCGGCCGCAGCCCGGCCGGCGCGTCGCGATCCTCCCCGGTGGAGGGGGGAGCCCGTGCCGCTGCCCGCCGGCGAGACCGGCCTCCTGGCGGTCCACCGCTCGGAGCCCGCGCTGATGCTCGGCTATTGGAACCGCCCCGACGAGGAAGCCGAGGTGATGCGCGGCGACTGGTTCGTCGGCGGTGACCTCGCCCGGCTCGATGCCGACGGCTACGTCTGGTTCGAGGGCCGCAACAACGACCTGATGAAGGCGATGGGCTATCGGGTCTCGCCGAACGAGGTCGAGGTCGTGCTCTCGGCCCACCCGTCCGTGGCGGAAGTCGGGGTGGCCGAGCTGCCGGTGCGCGCCGATGTCTCGGTGATCTGCGGCTTCGTGGTGCTTCAGCCCGGTGCCGAACCCGACGCCGAGGCCCTGCTCGCGTGGTGCGAGGCCCGGCTTGCCGCCTACAAGCGGCCGCGGGAGATCCGGTTCCTGGACGCGCTGCCCCGAACGGCCAACGGCAAGGTGCAGCGCAAGCGGCTGGCCGAGGCCATGGGGTGAAGCGGCCTCTTCAAACCTCTCCGCGGAAGGAGAGCTCCGAGGAATACATCCGGAGCGCTCCGGACATCCGCCCTGTCATTCCCGGCCGGAAGCAACCGCAAACGCGCCCCTACAGCAGCGTCCCCCGCAGGATCAGCAGCGCCACGGAGAAGTAGATCACCAGCCCGGTCACATCGACCAGCGTGGCCACGAACGGGGCCGAGGCGGTGGCGGGGTCGAAGCCGATCCGTTGCAGAATGAACGGCAGCATCGAGCCGGCGAGCGAGCCGAACATCACAATCCCGATCAGGGCCGAACCCACCGTGGCGGCCACCAGCGGCCAATGCTCGCCGTAATCGTAGAGGCCGAGCTTCTGCCAGGCCACGATCCGGATCACTGCGATGACCCCCAGGATGCTGCCCAGCACGATGCCGGTGGGCAGCTCGCGTAGCGCCACCCGCCACCAGTCGCCGAGGCGGATCTGGTGCAGGGCGAGTGCCCGGATCAGCAGAGAGGTCGCCTGCGAGCCGGAATTGCCGCCCGAGCTCATGATCAGCGGGATGAACAGGGTCAGGACGATCGCCTTCTCCAGTTCGCCCTCAAAACCCTGCATCGCCGAGGCGGTGAGCATTTCGGAGAGGAACAGCGCGCATAGCCAGCCGGCGCGCTTCCGGATCATCGTGAAGAAGCCGATATCCATATAGGGCTCGGGCAGCGCCTCCATGCCGCCGAAGCGCTGCACGTCCTGGGTCTGCTTCTCGACCATGGCGTCGATCATGTCGTCCACCGTGACAATGCCGATCAGGTGCCCGACCGCGTCGACCACGGGCAGCGCCAGCAGGTCGTATTTCGAGATCAGCCGGGCGGCCTCCTCGCGACTCGCCGTGGGCGACACCGCCAGCGGCCGCCGCCCCGGGGCGACGCTGAGCACGTTGTCGCTCGGGTCGCCCGAGATCAGGCGGCGCAGGGGTACCGCCTTGGTCAGCGCCCGGGTGCGCGGATCGAGCACGAAGATCGCGTAGATGGTCTCGCGGGTCTTCTCGACGTGGCGGATGTGCTCCAGCGTCTGGCCCACCGTCCAGGTGCCCGGCACCGTGACGAACTCGGTGGTCATCAGCGAGCCGACCGTCTCCTCGCCGTAGGCCGACAGCCGATCGACGGCGCCGCGGGTCTCGGCGTCGAGGCGGGCGCGCAGGTCGGAACGGCCGGGTTCCTCGATCTCCCGGAACACGTCCGTGACCCGGTCGGCCGACATGCCCGAAAGGTAGGCCGCCACCCGGTCGCGCGGCAGCATCTCGATGATGTCGGCGGCCATATCGAGTTCAGGCTGGTCCAGCACCTCGATCGCCCGATCCATCGGCAGGCCAAGGATGATCGCGGCAGCGACCTCGGGGGCCTCGTCGTTCAATGCTTCGACGATGTCGGGGGCGCGCTCGTCCGAGAGGCGTGCGGCCAGCACGGAGGGGTCGACGCGCGCGTCGATGGGGGCGATCTCGTTCATGGCCTCGCCTCGCGGATGACGAGACGGCGCGCCGCCGGTCTTGCTGGTTGAGGGCCGCGACCGGCGGCCAACGCCGCTCACCCCGCGGCCGGGCCTCTCAGCGGCTCAGGCGGGATGACGGCGCGTCGCCGGGCACGGCAGGCACGATCGGTCTGGCACGTCGCTTCGCTGTCGATGCTGAAAGGGAGCGCGGGCCACCCGCATGGAGGCCCGACGCGGCTGCCTCGTGCCCCTACGGGAATAGTCCGTCAAGCCGAAACCACTGCGTGTTCCCAGTTCGCTTTCACGATCGCGCCGGGGCGTGGCCGAGAAGCCGCGACGGCACCCGCGCCCTACGCCCCAGCTCCCTATGAGAAATATAAGTGTTGTGCTCGCTTGTATTGCGCCCAAGATATTGCCTATATGGATCTCAGCAACAACGAGGAGAAACGCCATGGCTTGGTCCGCCCCCATCGTGTCTGAGATCTGCGTCGGCATGGAAGTCACCAGCTACGAGTCGGCCGAGATCGACACCTTCAACTGAGCAGGCCCTACCCTGGGTTGGCTCTGCGACCCGGGGAGTTAGGCCTTGTTCGTCCCATCATTTCCATTTTGGAGTCATATCATGGCTTGGTCCGCCCCCATCGTGTCCGAAATCTGCGTCGGCATGGAAGTCACCAGCTACGAGTCGGCTGAGATCGACACATTCAACTAAGACGTCTATCGTTCGACAGAACGAAGGAAGGCGCCGCTTCAATCGAAGCGGCGCCTTTTTCATGCGCAACACACGGTCAGGATGCCGGATACCGGTTTGTCGGACATCAGGCCGCCTGATCTTCAGCTTGCGCGGCAGCTTTAAAGACCGGCTCCACCCGCCAAAGCGGCAGCGGATCCTGTACTGCTCCGATGAAGCTGGCGCGCGATAAACCGGAACGGCAACGCCAGTGGTGGTTCGAATCCATTACGCGCGGTGCAGCACAACAGTCGCACAAGTAGCGCCCATGCCCGCTCAAGGGCGCATGACCGTCTGTACTGACGCCCAACTAGGCAGATATTACGTGTGACAACAGAGATATGAGGGTTTCACAGAACCAACCCCAAATCTGTTCGTCCCGTCGATCAAGTGCAGCGTGATGCGGCTGCCACCGCACTCAGCCCTTGTGTCGACGCACTCGCGCACGCCGAACCAGTACCCACTTCCGCGGCGAGCGCTCAGAGAGTGCCGATCAGGACCAGCAGCATCGTCGTAGCGACGGTCGTGCTGATGAAGCCGCAGAGGGCAGCTGCGAAGGATGGTCCGGTGCGGTTGGCGGTGGGCGCCTGGAGGTCGGACGACAGCAGGGCGGTGGTCATCGGCGCATAACCTTGTCGGCGACGTGCGTCGCTCGTGTCGGGATGATGCTGCAGGGCCTGAACGTATGCGGTGCGTGAACGCACCCGATCAGTCGCAGCGGTTGATCTTCTTGGCGATGCGGAGACCGCGCAGCTCGCTGCGCAGGTCAATGGCCACCACGCCCTCGCCGCAGCGCTCGAAGGCGTCACGGGCGTCGTCGTAGCGGTCGCCGACCTCGTCCAGCGTATCGCAGACGCGGTCATGGTTCCCCAGCCGCGCCTCCTGGCGCGCCTGGAAGCGGAGGGCGCTGGCCTCGTCCACCTTGCGCTGAGCGTCGAGGCATGCCGGCAGGGCCAGCACCGCGTTGCTCAGAGCGAGGAGAGACAGACCCCCGACCAACGCCGACTTGGCGAGGCCGGACAGGGTGGAGAAGCCGGTCTTGGGAGAGGCCGAACGGATACGCACGGGATCACTCACGGAACGGTCAATTCGGTAGCCCCGCAGGCGGGGCGCCGGGTTTCTCTGGAGCGGATCAAGTCCGCCCCCTCTCTGTCCGCTGAAACGGTGAAGCTGGCGTGAAGGTTCCGACCGGATTACGCCTTCCGACGGAGCCGTGAGGTGAGGATTGCGGAGAGTCCCACCGGGGCCGGCCCCATCGGGTCGACGCCGACATCGTACTGCTTCGGCATCGGCTTGAGCTTGCCGTGGCTGTGGCCGTGCAGGTTGAGGGCACCCCGGCCCATCCCGTTCCAGGTCCGGAACGCGTAGTGGCACAGCACCACCATCCGGTCGTCGACCACGCGTTCGGCGTAATGGCGCACCGAGGCCCAACCGGGTGCTGCGAGGGTGTCGGGGCCGTCGTTGTTGCCCACGATCAGGTGCTTTTCGCCGTTGAGCCCGTCGAGGATCTCGCGGATCCGCGCACCGCTCGGGCCGAGGGCGAAGTCCCCGAGGTGCCAGACTGTGTCGCCGGGCGCGACCGCGGCGTTCCAGGCGGCGATCAGGCCGGCATCGTGGGCGTCCAGATCCGGGTAGGGCCTGTGGTCGAACCGCAGGGCGCGCAGGTCGCCGAAATGGGTATCGCCCGTGAAGAAGGTGGCCACCTGTGCGATCCCTCAGCGTTCGTCCCGATGTCCATACGACCGACCATGGCGATGGCCATCGGAAACCGCATCGGGTGCGGCCGACCCCGCGTTCACGCCGCGGGATCGGCAGGACCTGCGCCGTGCGAAATCCTCAGGCCGCCAGCTGCCGGGTGCCGTGGCCGCCTTCCTGGATCTCCTCGACGATCTTCGCGCAGAAGGCATCGAGGTCGCCTGGGTTGCGGCTGGTGACGACGCCTTGGTCGGTCACGACCTCCCGGTCGTGCCAGCGGCCGCCGGCGTTGATCACGTCGGTTCGGATGGACGCGAACGAGGTCATGTCGCGGCCCTTGGCCGCGCCGGCCTCGATCAGCAGCCACGGCGCGTGACAGATGGCGGCGACCACCTTGCCGGAGGTGAAAAAGCTCCGGATCACCTCAAGCGCCTTGGGCTCGAGCCTCAGCTTGTCGGGATTGATCTGGCCGCCCGGAAGCACCAGGGCGTCGTAGTCGGCGGGATCGACGCGCTCGAGATCAATGTCGACCGCGACCTCCTTGCCCCAGTCGGTCTTGTCCCAGCCGCGGATCGTGCCCTTGCTCTCGCGCGATTGCGGTGCGGACACCGCGACCGAGGCGCCAGCGTCGGCCAGCTTGGCTTGCGGAACGGTCAGTTCGCTCTCCTCGAAGCCGTCCGTTGCGAGGATCAGGATCTTGGCCTGGCGGATATCGGGCATGGCGAGCCTCCTTCTGGGGGTTTGCCCGGACAACCGAGGTCGATTGGCCGTGTTCCGATGGCGGCGGATCGCGAGGCCGTCGCCTGGAACCGCCGGAGAATCGGCCCGTTGGTCCGGCATCTCGAAAACCAACAGGAGACCGCCATGGCTAATCCAGGCCTCCCCGAGCCTACGCCCGGCGATCTGCCGCCTCCGCCGCCTACGCCCGATGAGGAGCCGGATATCGGTCCGACCGGGCCGCGCTCGCCCTATCCCGTGAACGATCCCGGCATCGGCGAGCCGGGCGGGCCGGGCTCGGAGCCCGATGTCTTCCCGGGTGCGCCCACCGACCCGGGAACCCGGATGTAATCGACCCGGATGTGATCAATGGCCGCCGTGTGAGGTGCGTACGTCGCGCGGCGCGCTGAGGATCTCGGAGAGGCTCGTCACCACGTGGCGGGCCTCTTCGTCCGTCAGGCGCAGCTGGAACGGCGGCAACGCGCCCGCCTGGAGCGCAACGACAGCCTGGCCCTCCTCGTCGGTGCCGATCTCGATCGCCGAGGATGTCACGTCCAGCATGGCGATCTCCTCGTCGCCCAGGCCATCGCCCAGGTCCGGCTCGTCCGTGTCGTCGATGGCCGTGAGAAGCTGGCCGACGGCGCGCACCAGCGCGCGCGCGGCGCGGGCATCCATCACCACCGCCGTCGCCTGATCGTCCTTCTGAAAGGACAGCTGGATGTTCGCACCGTCCAGCGAGACCGAAATGCCTGCCATGTATCGCCCGGGAGCCTCGCGCCTTAACTGCCTGTCCGCGTTCCGTATATGCATCGGGCCCGGCGGAAATCCCAGGGGGCGTCACGCCGCCGCGCCGGCCCAGTCGCGGCCTGCGACGCAGAAGTTGTGCCCGAAACGCCTTGTTGCCGCCGCAGCCAACGCCTAAATAGAGCCCCGGGGGGCTTACCCACCGAGACCGGTGCTTTTTAACGCCCAGCGTCTCGCGCCCTGCCACACTGGCCAACCCAGCAAGACCGTGGTGCATCGCGCGGCTTTTTCGCCGTGCGCATGGCCTATGGACGATGAGGTATCCTACGTGAACACCGGCACTGTGAAGTGGTATAACGAGACCAAGGGCTACGGCTTCATCCAGCCCGATGACGGCGGCAAGGACGTTTTCGTTCACATCTCCGCTGTAGAGCGGGCTGGGATGCGCAACTTGGTCGAGGGCCAGCGGCTCTCGTACGAGATCCTGACGGACAAGCGCAGCGGCAAGGACGCCGCCGGCAACCTTCAGGCGGCCTGAACCCCAGCGGGTTCTTACCGGCCGCGCGGCGGCTCCCCCTTCCGACGCTTCCATCCGGGCGAGACCGCTCGGTCGAGGGGGCGTCGGAGGCAACCAGCAGAAACGACGCCGGGCGCACACAGACGTTCGGTCCAGAAAAGAAAAGACACACGCGATAATGATGTTCGAATACACGCGGCGCCGCGGCGTCCGCTCTCCCGTCACCGATGCATCGACTTTCCGGGTCGGTCGGCTGGCACGGGCCAATTCCGCGAATGAGGCCAAGACCGATCTGAGCAACTTGATCGATCGGTCCTACAATTATCACTCCCCCCGCGAACTGCGCTGGCATCTGGCCGAGCGTCTGGGGCTGGCCCCCAACGCTGTGGTCATCCGCGAGGCGGCGGCGGCCTGAGGGCCGACGTTCCTCAGCGGATCTGCCAGGCACGCCTGACGTACAGGGCCGTGTTCGATCTCGGATCGAACGCGGCTTCTTACGTGCGATAGGTCGTGCAGCGGCGCTGCTCCTCTCGCGCCGTCGCTTTCCCCGTCGCATGCAGCGCTTTGACTGCCGGTTCGGATCACCGTCCACGAACGTGCCGGGTGTCCGGGAAAGGGGTCGCGCCCGGTGCGGGTTGGTTCGACCTTATCGGTCCCAGGCCGCCAGGACCGGGTCGCGCAGCACGACCGGCGTGGCCAGCAATTCGCCGTGGACGGGGTCCGGCCGATTATAGGTGGTCGCCTCGCCCTTGAGGTCGCAGACCGTTCCGCCCGCCTCGCGCAGGATCAGGTCGGCCGCGGCGATGTCCCAGTCGCGGGCATTGCCGGAGATCAGCCCGACATCGACCGAGCCTTCCGCGACCCGGGCGAGCCGCAGGGCGAGTGATGGGATGCGGTCGATCCGCTCGAAATCGACGCCGGCGCCGGCCCCGCGCGACAGCCGGTCGAGCATCGGCTTGGGGCCGGTGATG encodes:
- the mgtE gene encoding magnesium transporter, whose translation is MNEIAPIDARVDPSVLAARLSDERAPDIVEALNDEAPEVAAAIILGLPMDRAIEVLDQPELDMAADIIEMLPRDRVAAYLSGMSADRVTDVFREIEEPGRSDLRARLDAETRGAVDRLSAYGEETVGSLMTTEFVTVPGTWTVGQTLEHIRHVEKTRETIYAIFVLDPRTRALTKAVPLRRLISGDPSDNVLSVAPGRRPLAVSPTASREEAARLISKYDLLALPVVDAVGHLIGIVTVDDMIDAMVEKQTQDVQRFGGMEALPEPYMDIGFFTMIRKRAGWLCALFLSEMLTASAMQGFEGELEKAIVLTLFIPLIMSSGGNSGSQATSLLIRALALHQIRLGDWWRVALRELPTGIVLGSILGVIAVIRIVAWQKLGLYDYGEHWPLVAATVGSALIGIVMFGSLAGSMLPFILQRIGFDPATASAPFVATLVDVTGLVIYFSVALLILRGTLL
- the pqqA gene encoding pyrroloquinoline quinone precursor peptide PqqA, whose protein sequence is MAWSAPIVSEICVGMEVTSYESAEIDTFN
- the pqqA gene encoding pyrroloquinoline quinone precursor peptide PqqA, whose protein sequence is MAWSAPIVSEICVGMEVTSYESAEIDTFN
- a CDS encoding AsnC family transcriptional regulator yields the protein MMFEYTRRRGVRSPVTDASTFRVGRLARANSANEAKTDLSNLIDRSYNYHSPRELRWHLAERLGLAPNAVVIREAAAA
- a CDS encoding type 1 glutamine amidotransferase domain-containing protein, coding for MPDIRQAKILILATDGFEESELTVPQAKLADAGASVAVSAPQSRESKGTIRGWDKTDWGKEVAVDIDLERVDPADYDALVLPGGQINPDKLRLEPKALEVIRSFFTSGKVVAAICHAPWLLIEAGAAKGRDMTSFASIRTDVINAGGRWHDREVVTDQGVVTSRNPGDLDAFCAKIVEEIQEGGHGTRQLAA
- a CDS encoding xanthine dehydrogenase family protein molybdopterin-binding subunit; translated protein: MEMNQPIGRTPLDDRPDGLVGKPLDRVDGPLKVTGHAPYAYETRALKNPAYGYIVPATIAAGTIRAIDAEAARRAPGTILVLTHENVPEQGEKKEQVWPQLQGTDIKFYGQPVAFVVAETFEQARAAAMLVKVRYDAAKPKALLKDNMAAAYEPKPVNSPPDSKLGDFDAAFVAAPVKLDVEYTTPPQIHAQMEPHATIASWEDDGVVLHTANQMPNRGQKALGSVLKLPPEKVRIVSPYIGGGFGAKLQVQPEATLAILASKVIRRPVKVAMTRQQEFHVATHRTDTIQRIRLGADKDGRLSAIGHESWSDTAEGDGFFETSANVTRSLYAAQNRVTRHRLVNLNMPIASAMRAPGEAVGQLAFECAMDELAEHLKIDPVELRVRNEPAEDPEKKVPFSTRQLVPCMREGARLFGWDKRQAAGSRREGNWLVGMGMSAAARLNPLMPSSAKVRLGPDGVLVVRMAMTDPGTGTYTILTQIAGEMLGLPVERVRVEMGDTDFPFASGSGGSFGAGSAGSALYVACDNLRQALLKAGDLNPEGATFRDGAVTSGNRTDSLKDLAGTGLEASGEIKPGEMKQKFSQYSYGAHFAEVGVDADTGEIRLRRMLGVFTGGRILNAKTARSQAIGGMTFGVGAALMEDAVVDSRYSFFVNHDLAEYHVPVHADVPVIDAVFLPELDAKTNPLKSKGLGELGICGAGAALANAIHNATGIRIRAYPMTLDKVLEGFEEQEGQAQRRT
- a CDS encoding metallophosphoesterase is translated as MATFFTGDTHFGDLRALRFDHRPYPDLDAHDAGLIAAWNAAVAPGDTVWHLGDFALGPSGARIREILDGLNGEKHLIVGNNDGPDTLAAPGWASVRHYAERVVDDRMVVLCHYAFRTWNGMGRGALNLHGHSHGKLKPMPKQYDVGVDPMGPAPVGLSAILTSRLRRKA
- a CDS encoding cold-shock protein, producing the protein MNTGTVKWYNETKGYGFIQPDDGGKDVFVHISAVERAGMRNLVEGQRLSYEILTDKRSGKDAAGNLQAA